One cyanobiont of Ornithocercus magnificus DNA segment encodes these proteins:
- a CDS encoding glycosyltransferase family 1 protein has protein sequence MRIAFFTETFLPKVDGIVTRLTKTVRHLVEAGDEVVVFCPEGAPNHYMGAQVVGVPAMPLPFYPELKLALPRPVVAEALDDFAPDLVHVVNPAVLGLGGIWLARTKSIPLVASYHTHLPKYLEHYGMGILEPLLWELLKAAHNQAVLNLCTSTAMVGELSEKGIQHTALWQRGVDTELFRPALRGDAIRRRLLGCHDDRGALLLYVGRLSAEKQIERIRPVLDALPDARLALVGDGPYRQQLERTFDGTATTFLGYLAGEELAAAYASADAFLFPSSTETLGLVLLEAMAASCPVIGANRGGIPDIITDGENGCLYDPDGEAGGSVSLIAATRRLLGSDLERQALRRAARTEAERWGWAGATEQLRNYYQQVLNSGVSTVT, from the coding sequence GTGAGGATCGCCTTTTTCACTGAGACCTTCTTGCCCAAAGTGGATGGTATCGTCACTCGCCTAACAAAAACTGTGCGCCACTTGGTGGAAGCAGGCGACGAAGTAGTAGTGTTTTGCCCTGAGGGAGCACCTAATCACTATATGGGAGCGCAGGTGGTTGGCGTACCCGCTATGCCTCTACCTTTCTATCCTGAACTGAAGCTAGCTCTACCCCGGCCTGTGGTAGCTGAAGCACTCGATGACTTTGCTCCAGACCTTGTACACGTAGTAAATCCAGCTGTCCTTGGCCTTGGCGGCATCTGGTTGGCTCGAACCAAATCCATACCTCTTGTGGCTAGCTACCACACACATCTGCCAAAATATCTTGAGCATTACGGTATGGGCATACTTGAACCTTTGCTCTGGGAACTCCTCAAAGCGGCGCACAATCAAGCTGTACTAAACCTCTGTACCTCTACGGCAATGGTAGGTGAGCTCAGTGAGAAAGGTATCCAACACACAGCTCTTTGGCAGCGAGGAGTTGACACAGAACTGTTTCGGCCAGCCTTGCGTGGTGACGCGATCCGCCGTCGCTTACTTGGCTGCCATGATGACCGTGGTGCCTTACTACTCTATGTTGGCCGTCTATCCGCTGAGAAGCAGATAGAACGAATTCGTCCAGTACTTGATGCGCTGCCTGATGCTCGTCTGGCGCTAGTTGGTGATGGGCCATACCGGCAGCAACTAGAGAGAACTTTTGATGGTACTGCCACTACTTTCCTGGGTTACTTAGCAGGCGAGGAACTTGCTGCGGCCTATGCAAGTGCTGATGCTTTTCTCTTTCCTTCGAGCACCGAAACACTTGGGCTAGTTCTTCTGGAAGCTATGGCAGCTAGCTGTCCTGTCATTGGTGCTAACCGTGGTGGCATCCCGGACATTATAACAGACGGAGAGAATGGCTGCCTTTACGACCCTGATGGGGAAGCAGGTGGCTCTGTTAGCCTAATTGCTGCTACTCGCCGTTTGCTGGGAAGCGATCTTGAGAGGCAGGCCCTACGTAGGGCTGCACGCACTGAGGCAGAGCGCTGGGGGTGGGCCGGAGCAACCGAACAGTTACGCAATTACTACCAGCAGGTACTCAATTCCGGTGTGAGCACCGTTACTTAA
- a CDS encoding penicillin-binding protein 2, with amino-acid sequence MVRSVKLLGRVPPQRQSGLRQQPVVLFLLVLLFSGAIVFRLSWLQVLEGARHRRLADENRIRLVPRSPIRGRLTDRRGRVLASSRLTYSLYIEPHLIDDNQWPELRDRLTALLTLESAELDRHRISGIDQDGYRITLATDLKPEQVLRFREQSSNLQGAQVDVDILRFYPHGTLAAHALGYTQPITEQEYKTLAAKGYKIRDRIGRTGVEAAYESHLRGQWGSQMLEVNFMGEVQRNLGNRPSIAGRDLTLTLDLELQLAAEQTLLNKPGGAIVALDPRDGSILAIASRPGFDPNFFSKPVTTQKEYDQLFSNPHKPLLSRAMSAYDPGSTWKPVTALAGMESGRFPPDIILETTNCITYGSHCFPEHNGVGFGQIGYTDALSLSSNTFFYQVGVGIGSRALKQAANQLGFGQRTGIETGLEESVGLVGDEDWAKAGRGWSKAGTTPWIPEDMASASIGQSVVQITPLQLARAYAVFANGGWLITPHLADSGLDWMSPKRRTKVKLRRSTLTKIREGLREVVQKGTGSSLNGPGIPAAAGKTGTAEDSTGGLDHAWFACYAPYPEGRIVVVAFAQNTPGGGSVHALPMAKKILQVWKRTHGG; translated from the coding sequence ATGGTCAGATCTGTAAAGCTGCTAGGCAGGGTACCACCGCAGCGGCAGAGCGGCTTGCGACAACAGCCAGTAGTACTTTTCCTACTCGTACTGTTGTTCAGTGGCGCAATAGTCTTTAGACTCAGCTGGCTCCAGGTGCTAGAAGGTGCTCGCCATAGACGGCTTGCAGATGAGAATCGGATTCGCTTAGTTCCGCGCTCACCTATCCGCGGTCGTTTGACAGATCGTCGTGGTCGTGTACTGGCTTCTAGTCGACTTACGTACTCTCTTTATATAGAACCGCATCTGATAGACGATAACCAGTGGCCTGAATTGCGTGATCGCCTGACTGCTCTGCTGACCTTGGAGTCGGCAGAGTTAGACCGGCACCGCATTAGTGGCATTGACCAAGATGGCTATCGCATTACTCTTGCGACTGATCTAAAGCCGGAGCAAGTATTACGCTTCCGTGAACAGTCTTCTAATCTACAAGGGGCTCAAGTTGATGTTGATATTCTGCGCTTTTATCCGCATGGAACCCTCGCCGCACATGCTCTTGGCTACACACAGCCAATCACTGAACAGGAGTACAAAACACTAGCGGCAAAGGGCTACAAGATTCGCGATCGCATAGGTCGCACCGGCGTTGAGGCTGCCTATGAGTCTCACCTACGTGGCCAGTGGGGTAGCCAGATGTTGGAGGTAAATTTCATGGGTGAGGTGCAGCGCAATCTTGGCAATAGGCCCTCTATCGCTGGTCGTGATCTTACTCTTACCCTTGATCTCGAGTTACAGCTTGCTGCGGAGCAGACACTGCTAAATAAACCCGGCGGTGCGATTGTGGCGCTTGACCCGCGCGATGGATCTATCCTTGCTATCGCTAGCAGACCTGGATTTGACCCTAACTTCTTTTCGAAGCCAGTTACTACACAGAAAGAATACGATCAGCTTTTCTCTAACCCTCATAAGCCTTTACTAAGCCGGGCAATGAGTGCCTATGATCCTGGCAGTACCTGGAAGCCAGTTACAGCACTGGCAGGTATGGAATCCGGTCGCTTCCCGCCGGACATAATTCTTGAAACAACTAACTGCATTACCTATGGTAGTCACTGTTTTCCCGAGCACAATGGTGTTGGTTTTGGCCAAATTGGCTACACTGATGCTCTTAGTCTCTCTAGCAATACATTTTTCTATCAAGTTGGCGTAGGTATAGGCTCACGCGCTCTCAAGCAGGCAGCCAATCAGCTTGGCTTTGGGCAACGAACTGGTATAGAAACTGGCTTGGAGGAAAGCGTTGGTTTAGTGGGCGATGAAGATTGGGCTAAGGCTGGTCGTGGTTGGTCTAAGGCAGGCACAACTCCATGGATTCCTGAGGACATGGCTAGCGCATCAATTGGCCAGTCTGTAGTGCAGATCACACCGCTCCAGCTTGCTCGCGCCTATGCGGTTTTCGCTAACGGGGGCTGGCTCATAACCCCACATCTTGCAGACAGTGGCCTGGACTGGATGTCGCCAAAACGGCGAACTAAGGTAAAGCTAAGAAGATCTACTCTCACGAAAATTCGTGAGGGGCTACGCGAGGTAGTGCAAAAAGGTACTGGCTCCAGTCTTAATGGACCAGGGATCCCAGCTGCTGCGGGCAAAACCGGCACTGCTGAGGATAGTACAGGCGGACTTGATCACGCTTGGTTTGCCTGCTACGCACCTTATCCAGAAGGCAGGATTGTAGTTGTAGCCTTTGCACAAAATACTCCTGGTGGTGGCTCAGTTCATGCTCTTCCAATGGCGAAGAAGATTTTGCAGGTCTGGAAACGCACTCATGGTGGCTAA